In one window of Halictus rubicundus isolate RS-2024b unplaced genomic scaffold, iyHalRubi1_principal scaffold1058, whole genome shotgun sequence DNA:
- the LOC143364840 gene encoding putative G-protein coupled receptor B0563.6, with translation MIAYKRSCQRRRRTTLSRTASNDRDARIFAEERRLMLLLGSTSILFLLCVSPMVILNVTLRESILSHYPYQAFRAFANMMEVINYSMTFYIYCLFSEDFRNTLLRALQWPWGHNRRNGRRLPMERSPQPRPTIRTTNSSTTITVAATSHLDRANV, from the exons ATGATAGCCTACAAACGATCCTGCCAACGTCGCAGGAGGACGACGCTCTCGAGAACCGCCAGCAACGACAGAGACGCGAGAATATTCGCGGAGGAACGAAGGTTGATGCTTCTGTTGGGCAGCACCAGCATCCTGTTCCTCCTCTGCGTCAGCCCGATGGTCATTCTGAACGTGACGTTGCGGGAGAGCATTCTCAGCCACTATCCTTACCAG GCGTTCCGGGCGTTTGCGAACATGATGGAGGTGATCAATTACTCGATGACGTTCTACATCTACTGTCTGTTCTCGGAGGACTTCCGGAACACCTTGCTCCGAGCGTTGCAGTGGCCCTGGGGACACAACCGCCGGAACGGACGGCGTCTACCGATGGAACGTTCTCCCCAGCCGAGGCCCACGATCAGAACCACAAACTCGTCGACGACCATCACCGTTGCCGCTACCAGCCATCTCGACAGAGCCAACGTTTAG